Proteins from one Bifidobacterium sp. ESL0732 genomic window:
- a CDS encoding acyltransferase family protein: MRQSNLELLRILSMMMIVLCHFFYYNKFSLDQQPMGLKRIVLKTFLGSQGRVGVDIFFAISIWFLCKPKRQLTFHDTSKRAWILERTLLFWSAVLGIACIVAEIAPKNIYMILNTILPTLSNDWGYATCYIVILLLMPFVVKGLACLKRQEHLILCAIIIFIGPVMSTIPGLEHHLLNSGLLSFLALLTLVTYIRWYHCEPAKPLIGVICLAMGYLIIGVQAYFGFQIYEMMDMGILLETFGWFILFSKLHFSSRFVNWIASHVFAIYLITEFIPIRQWLWGTIFDYGPYYHGLASIFYPIAVTLLISAICILFDIAKSAIFRLTVDRNKGHWFELLWSKISMKTKQSGS, translated from the coding sequence ATGCGTCAATCGAACTTGGAGTTGCTTCGCATCCTCTCAATGATGATGATTGTCCTATGCCACTTCTTCTACTACAACAAGTTTTCCCTCGACCAGCAGCCGATGGGACTCAAAAGAATCGTCCTTAAAACTTTCCTAGGCAGCCAAGGCAGAGTTGGCGTCGACATATTTTTCGCAATCTCCATTTGGTTTTTATGCAAGCCAAAGCGTCAGCTCACTTTTCACGATACGTCAAAACGAGCTTGGATTCTTGAACGTACTCTGCTTTTCTGGTCAGCCGTCCTCGGTATAGCGTGTATAGTCGCCGAAATCGCGCCAAAAAATATCTATATGATCTTGAATACGATTCTTCCGACTTTGAGCAATGACTGGGGATATGCGACTTGCTATATCGTCATCCTCTTGCTCATGCCTTTTGTCGTCAAAGGTCTTGCCTGTTTGAAACGCCAAGAGCATTTGATTCTGTGCGCCATCATCATTTTCATCGGCCCTGTTATGTCAACGATACCCGGACTCGAACATCACCTACTTAATAGTGGATTACTGAGCTTTTTGGCTCTTTTGACCCTGGTAACGTATATTCGCTGGTATCATTGCGAACCGGCCAAACCTCTTATCGGCGTGATTTGCTTGGCAATGGGATACTTGATCATCGGAGTCCAAGCCTATTTCGGATTTCAGATTTACGAAATGATGGACATGGGTATTTTATTGGAAACATTCGGCTGGTTCATTCTTTTTTCAAAGTTGCACTTTTCCAGTCGGTTCGTCAATTGGATCGCATCGCATGTCTTCGCTATCTATCTGATCACCGAATTCATACCAATCAGACAATGGCTGTGGGGAACCATATTCGATTACGGTCCCTATTATCATGGACTGGCTTCCATTTTTTATCCTATTGCCGTCACCCTGCTCATAAGCGCAATCTGCATTTTATTTGATATAGCAAAATCGGCAATTTTCAGGTTAACCGTTGACCGTAATAAAGGCCATTGGTTCGAATTGCTTTGGTCGAAAATCTCGATGAAAACAAAACAATCAGGGAGCTAA
- a CDS encoding bifunctional dTDP-4-dehydrorhamnose 3,5-epimerase family protein/NAD(P)-dependent oxidoreductase — protein sequence MAFDFEKDLKVTKTNIPGLLVFDLPVHGDNRGWFKENWQRAKMTALGLPDFGPVQNNISYNDKKGVTRGIHAEPWDKYISIAAGEIFGAWVDLRPGESFGQVYTTRLDPSRAIYVPRGVGNSFQALQDGTVYTYLVNAHWSLEQKKTYTFVNLADPDLHIDWPIPLEESERSEADLHHPMLKDAKPMAPKRTLVTGCNGQVGHAIRKYVQEHQLDSFEFVDSDTFDITNPAAYENYDWDLYGTIINTAAFTAVDKAETPAGRKAAWNTNVNGVANLAKVATRHGITLVHISSDYVFDGTTEQHTEDEGFAPLGVYGETKAAADAIVSTVPRHYIIRSSWIVGDGKNFVTRMLGLAEQAAETQKQTAQAPNDQSGRLTFVGDLVKGIFHLLDSGCDYGTYNLTGSGRVASWYDIASKIFELEGVDTKYIDANSVDTYAAQTGGSKRPHHCALDLTKIRKTGFEPTNWEELLETYLANHKRNQD from the coding sequence ATGGCATTTGATTTTGAAAAGGACCTGAAGGTCACTAAGACGAACATTCCGGGGCTGCTGGTGTTCGACCTGCCGGTACACGGCGACAACCGAGGCTGGTTCAAGGAGAACTGGCAGCGCGCCAAGATGACGGCGCTGGGGTTGCCGGACTTCGGGCCGGTGCAGAACAACATCAGCTATAACGACAAGAAAGGCGTCACGCGTGGCATCCACGCCGAGCCTTGGGACAAGTACATCAGCATAGCGGCCGGCGAGATCTTCGGCGCATGGGTCGACTTACGCCCCGGCGAGAGCTTCGGTCAGGTCTATACGACCCGTCTTGATCCGTCTCGCGCGATTTATGTGCCGCGTGGCGTGGGCAACAGCTTCCAGGCGCTGCAGGATGGTACGGTCTATACGTATCTGGTGAACGCGCACTGGTCGCTGGAGCAGAAGAAGACGTATACGTTTGTCAATCTCGCGGATCCGGATCTGCATATCGATTGGCCCATTCCGCTGGAGGAGAGCGAGCGCAGCGAGGCCGACCTGCATCACCCGATGCTCAAGGACGCCAAACCCATGGCACCCAAACGCACGCTGGTCACCGGATGCAACGGACAAGTCGGCCATGCAATCCGTAAGTATGTTCAGGAGCATCAGCTCGACAGCTTTGAATTTGTCGATTCCGATACGTTCGATATCACCAATCCTGCCGCTTATGAGAACTATGACTGGGACCTTTACGGCACCATCATCAACACTGCAGCCTTTACAGCGGTAGACAAGGCCGAAACTCCGGCAGGACGCAAGGCGGCATGGAACACAAATGTCAATGGCGTTGCGAATCTCGCCAAAGTTGCTACGCGTCACGGCATCACTCTCGTTCACATCTCCAGCGATTACGTTTTCGACGGAACCACCGAGCAACACACGGAGGATGAAGGTTTCGCTCCACTCGGAGTCTACGGCGAGACCAAAGCCGCGGCCGATGCCATCGTTTCCACTGTCCCCCGCCACTACATCATCCGCTCCAGTTGGATCGTCGGCGATGGAAAGAACTTTGTGACCCGCATGCTCGGCCTTGCTGAGCAAGCTGCCGAAACGCAAAAACAGACCGCACAGGCACCCAACGACCAAAGTGGCCGCCTGACTTTCGTCGGAGACTTGGTCAAGGGCATCTTCCATCTGCTCGACTCCGGTTGCGATTATGGCACTTATAATCTCACTGGTTCCGGTCGCGTTGCTTCTTGGTACGATATCGCCTCCAAAATCTTTGAGCTTGAAGGAGTCGATACCAAATACATCGACGCGAATTCTGTAGATACTTATGCCGCCCAAACCGGCGGTTCTAAGCGTCCGCACCACTGCGCGCTGGATCTCACCAAGATTCGCAAGACTGGTTTTGAGCCTACGAATTGGGAAGAGCTTTTAGAAACGTATCTGGCAAACCACAAGCGCAATCAGGACTAA
- a CDS encoding class C sortase: protein MVVEPDNVLPLRLQMFETIIDGSEARISPWRRRLAVIIDVLIVCCLVALVVAISWFPTIWLVHAYRENQEVNTAVNRIAKWPQGKTIDEYHRVQAYNRKVADSGQTTLGEFADPFADADGAGSSGNSSSGSGTSGARKSKTAAKPKPQSAKDAEYQSLLNDGTGVMGTIRIPKVSVNLPIYHGTSDDVLLKGVGHLYGTSLPVGGKSTNAVLSGHRGLSTALLFTRIDELRRGDVFYVQTLNRTMGYRVVGIHVIDPSDTYLYKVVPGRDLMTLMTCTPYGVNTQRLVITGTRQPIPDPIPDPNNAKGDPVILAILTTIAILVIGLVAAILSRVLRPASRPSPVRHAALIGLPSRLRGRRFRKNAGARHTATTQEIMY, encoded by the coding sequence ATGGTAGTAGAGCCCGACAACGTTCTGCCGCTGAGATTGCAGATGTTCGAGACGATCATCGACGGCAGCGAGGCGCGCATCAGCCCGTGGCGTCGCAGGCTCGCTGTCATCATCGACGTGCTGATCGTCTGCTGCTTGGTGGCGCTGGTGGTGGCCATCTCGTGGTTCCCGACCATCTGGCTGGTGCATGCCTACCGCGAGAACCAGGAGGTCAACACCGCCGTCAACCGCATCGCGAAGTGGCCGCAGGGCAAGACCATCGACGAATACCACCGCGTGCAGGCCTATAACCGGAAGGTCGCCGATTCCGGGCAGACGACGTTGGGGGAGTTCGCCGATCCCTTCGCCGACGCGGATGGTGCGGGTAGTTCCGGCAATTCCAGCTCCGGTTCCGGCACTTCCGGTGCCAGGAAATCCAAAACCGCCGCCAAACCCAAGCCGCAGAGCGCGAAAGACGCGGAATACCAGTCACTCTTGAACGACGGCACCGGCGTGATGGGTACCATCCGCATCCCCAAGGTCTCCGTGAACCTGCCGATTTATCATGGCACTTCCGACGACGTGCTGCTCAAAGGCGTGGGTCACCTGTACGGCACGAGCTTGCCGGTCGGCGGTAAATCCACCAACGCCGTCCTGAGCGGCCACCGCGGCCTGAGCACGGCATTGCTGTTCACGCGCATCGACGAGCTGCGCCGCGGCGACGTGTTTTACGTGCAGACCCTCAACCGCACCATGGGCTACCGTGTGGTCGGCATCCACGTCATCGACCCGAGCGATACCTATTTATATAAGGTCGTGCCCGGCCGCGACCTGATGACGCTCATGACCTGCACGCCCTACGGCGTCAACACCCAGCGCCTGGTTATCACTGGCACCCGTCAGCCCATCCCGGACCCAATTCCCGACCCCAACAACGCCAAAGGAGATCCCGTGATCTTAGCAATATTGACTACCATCGCCATACTCGTCATCGGCCTCGTCGCCGCGATCCTGAGCCGTGTGCTCCGTCCCGCGAGCCGTCCATCCCCGGTGCGCCACGCCGCGCTTATCGGCCTGCCGTCCCGTTTGCGCGGTCGCCGTTTCCGAAAGAACGCAGGCGCGCGTCACACCGCTACTACCCAAGAAATCATGTATTGA
- a CDS encoding GH25 family lysozyme, which yields MKNGLVEVAAKLAAVLAAPALGLALTAVPAQAATDTNLSGFDQAGIGSVSSGADGDRQRNGFGAKTIGNQKVSPAADAPKDAMPDNPSQKLPDKVSAAVPDDATVVSKDLAVTKDGQVKNIETGKPVTDPKVVGTKDKQPDPLAKTDGKRFIPVSADEVKQAVQKNGGDANATDNAESGSSSDTPSGNNSASTNANAASKVQAQATNKPVGTVRNVSLGNGDWGAYWGSYNNTPAFFEAGGNLFAQQAKGVVDVSEYQGNIDWQTAKNNGVEGAIIRVGFGWGNRFDYQAQRNINECKRLGIPFGIYFYSYAATPSEGAYEGSDLVGKLRSVGVNPSDLSYPIFYDLEYWTDSGRVPPSDSGTYDGIVNNFFMQVQLNGYGNVAVYSYTYYLNTALNSYNIRSRTRWVASYGARTNFGYSTNERGWQYADDGNVPGIGNVDINAFGNYNFVSDINLLWQVRQEDIAVGAAVNVPGNLEYKWQSYNLNTHIWTNIADWNGANWAGWEAEPGDFWLHLEVRNASSHNLIGTKTISFRYSAGYAAITGTYAGYQGNGILLGMSSNDPSARYVVKIYDYNARQWVSQFWGQWATWQPHRGVYWTHYELYTSDGRLADTRTYAFGV from the coding sequence ATGAAGAACGGATTAGTTGAGGTGGCCGCCAAACTTGCGGCCGTATTGGCGGCGCCAGCGCTGGGGCTTGCGTTGACAGCGGTTCCGGCACAGGCGGCGACGGACACGAATCTGAGCGGCTTCGATCAGGCCGGCATCGGTTCTGTGTCTTCAGGGGCTGACGGTGACAGGCAGCGCAATGGCTTCGGTGCTAAGACCATCGGCAATCAGAAGGTGTCTCCGGCCGCAGATGCGCCGAAAGACGCCATGCCGGACAACCCGAGCCAGAAGCTGCCCGACAAGGTCAGCGCCGCCGTACCTGATGACGCGACGGTGGTTTCGAAGGATTTGGCCGTGACCAAGGACGGTCAGGTAAAGAATATAGAGACCGGCAAGCCGGTAACCGACCCGAAGGTGGTTGGCACCAAGGATAAGCAGCCGGACCCGTTGGCCAAGACGGATGGTAAGCGATTTATTCCTGTCTCCGCCGATGAAGTGAAGCAGGCCGTCCAAAAGAACGGCGGCGATGCTAATGCGACGGATAACGCGGAATCGGGTTCTTCTTCGGATACTCCCAGCGGTAATAATTCCGCTTCGACCAATGCAAATGCCGCTTCCAAGGTTCAAGCCCAGGCAACGAATAAACCAGTCGGCACCGTGCGCAACGTGTCGTTAGGCAATGGTGATTGGGGTGCTTATTGGGGTAGCTACAACAATACCCCAGCATTCTTCGAGGCCGGTGGCAATCTCTTCGCACAACAGGCCAAAGGTGTGGTGGACGTTTCTGAATATCAAGGCAATATTGATTGGCAAACCGCGAAAAATAATGGTGTCGAAGGTGCAATTATTCGTGTTGGTTTCGGCTGGGGTAATAGGTTTGATTATCAGGCCCAACGCAATATCAACGAATGCAAGCGACTTGGCATCCCCTTTGGCATTTATTTCTATTCGTATGCGGCAACGCCATCTGAAGGTGCTTATGAAGGCTCTGATTTAGTTGGTAAATTACGTAGCGTCGGTGTAAACCCAAGTGATCTGAGCTATCCGATTTTCTATGATCTTGAATATTGGACTGATTCAGGGCGTGTGCCGCCATCAGATTCCGGTACCTACGACGGTATTGTCAATAATTTCTTCATGCAGGTGCAATTGAATGGTTACGGTAATGTGGCTGTTTATTCCTATACATATTATCTAAATACGGCACTCAATTCATACAATATTCGTTCCAGAACTCGTTGGGTTGCAAGTTATGGGGCGCGCACTAATTTTGGATATTCCACCAACGAGCGTGGCTGGCAGTATGCCGACGATGGTAATGTTCCTGGTATCGGGAATGTCGATATCAATGCTTTTGGCAATTATAATTTTGTAAGCGATATTAACCTTTTGTGGCAGGTTCGGCAAGAAGATATTGCCGTAGGAGCGGCTGTCAATGTGCCAGGAAACTTGGAATACAAGTGGCAATCATATAATCTGAACACTCATATATGGACTAATATTGCCGATTGGAATGGTGCTAATTGGGCAGGCTGGGAGGCTGAGCCTGGAGATTTTTGGCTTCACTTGGAAGTTCGTAATGCTTCAAGCCATAATTTGATTGGGACTAAGACCATCTCATTCCGCTATTCGGCAGGTTATGCTGCGATTACGGGGACTTACGCAGGTTATCAGGGCAATGGCATTTTGCTTGGTATGAGTTCCAATGATCCTTCGGCTAGATATGTGGTCAAAATCTACGACTACAACGCGAGGCAATGGGTATCACAATTTTGGGGTCAATGGGCTACTTGGCAACCACATCGGGGTGTGTATTGGACTCACTATGAGCTTTATACATCGGATGGCCGGCTTGCTGACACCAGAACATATGCATTTGGAGTTTAA
- a CDS encoding glycerophosphodiester phosphodiesterase, which translates to MADDKTIVVDPALYGETAAEKTAEANKVARKFGIGDDALAKVEDFKKELTDHNAWDLPFMGYIDEDGYGYAYVPDKAIAPPNWDAHAAFKALPYDAQTAFAIRMLFTHRDVDRYGATMFLHYERNFDIKFKED; encoded by the coding sequence ATGGCAGATGACAAAACCATCGTCGTTGATCCGGCGCTGTACGGCGAAACCGCAGCAGAAAAGACCGCAGAGGCCAACAAGGTAGCCCGCAAATTCGGCATCGGGGACGACGCCCTTGCCAAAGTCGAGGATTTCAAGAAGGAACTGACCGACCATAACGCTTGGGATTTGCCGTTTATGGGCTATATCGACGAGGACGGCTATGGCTATGCCTACGTTCCCGACAAGGCTATCGCGCCGCCGAACTGGGATGCACACGCGGCTTTCAAGGCCCTGCCCTACGATGCCCAGACCGCGTTCGCGATTCGTATGCTCTTCACCCACCGCGACGTCGACCGTTACGGCGCCACAATGTTCCTGCACTATGAGCGCAACTTCGACATCAAGTTCAAGGAAGACTGA
- the rfbB gene encoding dTDP-glucose 4,6-dehydratase, translating into MTEEFAPKNIIVTGGCGFIGSNFVRWVAKNHPETHVTVLDALTYAGNIENIAGLPEDQVEFVHGNICDAELLDKIVPGHDAIVHYAAESHNDNSIADPEPFIQSNIVGTYRLLEAGRKYDVRYHQISTDEVYGDLALDDPHRFTPESPYRPSSPYSSSKASADMLVRAWHRTYGLRTTISNCSNNYGPYQHVEKFIPRQVTNILDGVRPKLYGNGLNVRDWIHTEDHSSAVWAILTKGRIGETYLIGANGERNNLDVLHDILRVMGQPEDAFDWVRDRPGHDRRYAIDPTKLMTELGWKPKHTNFESGLRQTIQWYTDNEDWWRPAKAATEAKYKKQGQ; encoded by the coding sequence ATGACTGAAGAATTTGCTCCTAAGAATATCATCGTGACCGGTGGCTGCGGGTTTATCGGTTCGAACTTCGTGCGCTGGGTGGCGAAGAACCATCCCGAAACGCACGTCACCGTGCTCGACGCGCTGACCTATGCTGGCAATATCGAGAACATCGCCGGCTTGCCCGAGGATCAGGTCGAGTTCGTGCATGGCAACATCTGCGACGCCGAACTGCTTGACAAGATTGTGCCCGGCCACGATGCCATCGTGCATTACGCTGCGGAGTCCCATAACGACAACTCGATCGCCGACCCTGAGCCTTTCATTCAGTCGAATATCGTTGGTACGTACCGTCTGCTTGAAGCCGGACGCAAGTACGACGTGCGTTATCACCAGATCAGCACCGACGAGGTCTATGGCGACCTTGCGTTGGACGACCCTCATCGTTTTACGCCGGAGTCGCCGTACCGTCCGTCCAGCCCGTACTCCTCCAGCAAGGCTAGTGCCGACATGCTGGTTCGCGCCTGGCATCGCACCTACGGCCTGCGCACCACGATCTCGAATTGCTCCAACAACTACGGCCCGTACCAGCATGTGGAGAAGTTCATCCCGCGCCAGGTCACGAACATTCTCGACGGCGTGCGTCCGAAGCTTTACGGCAACGGCCTGAACGTGCGCGACTGGATCCATACCGAGGACCATTCCAGCGCTGTCTGGGCCATCCTCACCAAGGGCAGGATCGGTGAGACGTACCTTATCGGCGCGAACGGAGAACGCAACAACCTTGACGTTCTACATGATATTCTGCGCGTGATGGGTCAACCTGAAGACGCATTCGACTGGGTGCGCGATCGCCCCGGCCACGACCGTCGTTATGCCATCGATCCGACCAAGCTTATGACCGAGCTGGGCTGGAAGCCAAAGCACACGAACTTCGAATCTGGCCTGAGGCAGACCATTCAGTGGTACACGGACAACGAGGACTGGTGGAGGCCCGCCAAGGCGGCTACCGAGGCCAAGTACAAGAAGCAAGGCCAATGA
- a CDS encoding acyltransferase yields MKENEGRKLQVRQSNLELLRIVAMVMIIMHHFFFFNKFPLYAQPLSRKRLLIQTFLATEGRVGVDLFFALSIWFLCKPHRQITLHSAAKRSWILERTLLFWSLVLGIACIIFRLTPINTTLILEMFLPLLTNHWWYATVYVIILLMLPMLVKVLGVLTQREHFILACIIFFIGPIMGDIPGLNNLMINDDLLEMLCLLVLVCYLRWYHEQLPSLGIGLACLAFGYLVIGIQEATADTVFSQNPSVFIFPKMMNLGILVQAFGWFVLFSHMHFQSRIINWIASHVFAIYLITEFVPIRDWIWRSVFDYGPYYQSRIMAIVYPIAVVLLICVVCILLDVIKSAIFKLTIDRHKGRWFEAIWNWTAQKIAKNNQTLKTSNELQ; encoded by the coding sequence ATGAAGGAAAACGAAGGTCGCAAGCTTCAAGTTCGCCAGTCGAACCTAGAGTTGCTGCGTATCGTCGCCATGGTGATGATTATCATGCATCACTTCTTTTTCTTCAATAAATTTCCCCTATACGCCCAACCTTTAAGCAGGAAACGACTGCTGATTCAGACGTTTCTCGCTACCGAAGGGCGGGTCGGCGTCGATTTGTTCTTCGCGCTTTCAATCTGGTTTTTGTGCAAACCACACCGACAAATCACTCTGCATAGTGCTGCAAAACGCTCATGGATTCTCGAACGAACGCTTTTATTCTGGTCCCTGGTTTTAGGCATTGCCTGCATAATCTTCAGACTTACACCGATCAACACAACCCTCATTCTGGAAATGTTCCTGCCGCTACTTACCAATCACTGGTGGTATGCGACCGTTTACGTCATTATCCTTCTTATGTTGCCCATGCTGGTCAAGGTTTTAGGGGTGCTCACCCAACGAGAACATTTCATTCTTGCTTGCATAATCTTCTTCATTGGCCCGATCATGGGCGATATTCCTGGGCTCAATAATCTTATGATCAACGACGATCTCTTGGAAATGCTGTGCCTTTTGGTACTGGTTTGTTATCTACGTTGGTACCACGAACAGCTTCCTTCCCTCGGAATCGGCTTGGCTTGCCTCGCTTTCGGCTATTTGGTCATCGGCATTCAGGAAGCGACTGCAGACACCGTTTTCTCGCAGAATCCTTCGGTTTTTATCTTCCCTAAAATGATGAACCTCGGCATCCTGGTACAAGCGTTTGGATGGTTCGTTCTCTTTTCGCATATGCACTTCCAAAGCCGAATCATCAACTGGATTGCTTCGCACGTCTTCGCTATCTATCTCATCACTGAATTCGTCCCGATTCGAGACTGGATCTGGAGAAGCGTATTCGACTACGGACCGTACTACCAAAGCCGAATAATGGCCATCGTCTACCCAATAGCTGTGGTCCTGCTCATATGCGTGGTATGTATCCTGCTTGATGTCATTAAATCGGCAATTTTCAAACTCACCATTGACCGGCATAAGGGTCGTTGGTTCGAAGCCATATGGAACTGGACTGCCCAAAAAATAGCTAAGAACAACCAAACACTCAAAACCAGCAACGAGCTACAATAA
- the rfbA gene encoding glucose-1-phosphate thymidylyltransferase RfbA, translating into MKGIILAGGSGTRLYPLTTVTSKQLLPVYNKPMIYYPMSVLMLAGIRDILVISTPKDLPNFEHLLGDGSQFGLNLSYKVQPSPDGLAQAFIIGEDFIDGDSCALVLGDNIFYGNGLSQVLKRAVKVKHGASVFGYYVDDPERYGVVEFDRNNKAVSIVEKPEHPASNYAVTGLYFYDNRVVDFAKQVKPSARGELEITDLNKMYLNDGSLNVLTLSRGYAWLDTGTMDSLYEAGEFVRTVERAQGLPIAVLEEIAYENNWISRDQLLEAAHKYGKSPYGQHLLQVAENKILASDL; encoded by the coding sequence ATGAAAGGTATTATTCTCGCAGGAGGTTCGGGCACACGTCTTTATCCGTTGACGACGGTAACCTCGAAACAGCTGTTGCCTGTCTACAACAAGCCGATGATCTACTATCCAATGAGCGTACTCATGCTCGCAGGAATTCGCGATATTCTAGTGATTTCCACACCTAAAGACCTGCCGAATTTCGAGCATTTGCTCGGCGACGGCAGCCAGTTCGGCCTCAACCTTTCCTACAAAGTGCAGCCCAGCCCCGATGGTCTCGCCCAGGCGTTTATCATAGGTGAGGACTTCATCGACGGCGATTCCTGCGCGCTGGTGCTCGGCGACAACATCTTCTACGGCAATGGCCTGAGTCAGGTACTTAAGCGTGCCGTCAAAGTGAAGCATGGCGCTTCCGTATTCGGCTATTATGTCGACGATCCGGAACGCTACGGCGTGGTGGAATTTGATAGGAACAATAAGGCCGTTAGCATCGTCGAAAAGCCGGAACATCCGGCTTCGAATTACGCTGTTACAGGCTTGTACTTCTATGACAATCGCGTGGTCGATTTTGCCAAGCAGGTCAAGCCTTCGGCGAGAGGTGAGCTGGAAATTACCGACCTTAACAAAATGTATCTCAACGATGGGTCGCTGAACGTGCTGACGCTGAGCCGCGGCTATGCTTGGCTTGACACCGGCACCATGGACTCACTGTATGAAGCCGGCGAATTCGTCCGCACCGTGGAACGTGCACAAGGTCTGCCGATTGCAGTGCTTGAGGAAATCGCCTACGAAAACAACTGGATCAGCCGCGATCAGTTGCTCGAAGCCGCCCACAAGTACGGCAAGAGCCCCTATGGCCAGCATCTATTACAGGTGGCAGAGAACAAGATTCTCGCTTCTGATCTTTAA